In the Candidatus Binataceae bacterium genome, one interval contains:
- a CDS encoding M23 family metallopeptidase, whose product MRKFVACAAAILAAVVGIGAEIEPVPPYNDPLYMPLLAHPAPHEAAILDGAGHKHSAYEVYLTNFGHEPITIKEVRMTGVLGGKDLFAEDATGPKLKAMYSAIITADRAAPQDPMLQPGASGILFMFADFVPERGVPDRFETSISILGGGGHVGSGTIDIASTPVSKDAPFVIQAPVRGEHWMAVNGPSNTSVHRRAVLVVYGRPYIGQRYAIDWVQVDDRGATYHGDKSDNRSYYCYDQPIHAVADGKIVEVQDGVAQNVPNSGKLATQIRWETLPGNHIVEDLGGGHFAAYAHLIPGSIKVKQGDEVHVGDVIAHLGNTGNSSEPHLHFQLCDTPSFIKSQGLPFAIDKYTMVDYKREKSGKEQKLATGATHQIEKEEPMENELDNFQPQ is encoded by the coding sequence ATGCGAAAGTTTGTCGCGTGCGCGGCCGCGATTCTCGCCGCCGTGGTGGGTATCGGCGCGGAGATCGAGCCGGTGCCGCCCTACAACGATCCGCTTTACATGCCGCTCCTCGCGCATCCCGCGCCACATGAGGCCGCGATCCTCGACGGCGCCGGGCACAAGCATTCGGCCTACGAGGTTTACCTGACCAACTTCGGCCACGAGCCGATCACGATTAAGGAAGTGCGCATGACGGGCGTGCTCGGGGGCAAGGACCTCTTTGCCGAAGACGCGACCGGGCCGAAGCTCAAGGCGATGTACAGCGCGATCATCACCGCCGATCGAGCCGCGCCGCAGGACCCGATGCTCCAGCCTGGCGCCAGCGGAATCCTGTTTATGTTTGCGGATTTCGTGCCCGAGCGCGGAGTGCCCGACCGCTTCGAAACGTCGATCTCGATTCTGGGCGGCGGCGGTCACGTCGGGTCAGGCACGATTGACATCGCGTCAACTCCGGTCAGCAAGGACGCGCCGTTCGTAATTCAGGCGCCGGTGCGCGGCGAACATTGGATGGCGGTGAACGGGCCGTCGAATACCTCCGTGCATCGTCGCGCCGTGCTGGTTGTTTATGGGCGGCCGTACATCGGACAGCGCTATGCGATCGATTGGGTGCAAGTCGATGATCGCGGCGCGACGTATCACGGCGACAAGAGCGACAATCGCAGCTACTACTGCTACGACCAGCCGATCCATGCGGTCGCTGACGGCAAGATCGTCGAAGTGCAGGACGGCGTGGCGCAGAACGTGCCCAACAGCGGCAAGCTCGCGACGCAGATAAGGTGGGAAACGCTGCCCGGCAATCATATCGTCGAGGATCTCGGCGGTGGCCACTTCGCCGCCTATGCGCATCTGATCCCGGGATCGATCAAGGTGAAGCAGGGTGACGAGGTTCACGTCGGTGACGTAATCGCGCATCTGGGCAACACCGGCAACTCGAGCGAGCCGCACCTGCACTTCCAGCTCTGCGACACGCCCTCATTCATAAAGTCGCAAGGCCTGCCGTTCGCAATCGACAAGTACACGATGGTCGATTACAAGCGCGAAAAATCCGGTAAAGAGCAGAAACTCGCGACTGGTGCTACGCACCAAATCGAAAAAGAAGAGCCCATGGAAAACGAGCTCGACAATTTCCAACCTCAATAA